The Gemmata palustris genome includes a region encoding these proteins:
- a CDS encoding ABC transporter ATP-binding protein, with amino-acid sequence MEVEIQNLRKQYGQTRAVNGISFSFSSGQIFGFIGPNGAGKSTTMRVLATLEEPTSGNATIDGVSVIEEPEKAHKYIGYVPDNLPSHRDVTVHEYLDFFARAYNIRGEKRRQTVEGVEEFTNLLGIRDKTLNALSKGMKNRVSIARALVHDPPVLLMDEPAAGLDPRARIELRELLKVLASQGKAILISSHILSELAEICTGAVIIERGTILRAGTLQQILSRNNKGKAHRTVVIRPLNRTEELLKAVLELPGVEDARPVEGAVEVDHSGDDEGCCDLLENVIRAGFRLLEFRPRRADLEQIFLDVTRGDVQ; translated from the coding sequence ATGGAAGTTGAGATCCAGAACCTGCGCAAGCAGTACGGCCAGACGCGCGCCGTGAACGGCATCTCGTTCAGCTTCTCGTCCGGCCAGATCTTCGGTTTCATCGGTCCCAACGGGGCCGGAAAATCGACCACGATGCGCGTGCTGGCCACGCTGGAGGAACCCACGTCCGGGAACGCCACCATCGACGGCGTCTCCGTGATCGAGGAGCCCGAGAAGGCCCACAAGTACATCGGCTACGTACCCGACAACCTGCCGTCGCACCGCGACGTCACGGTCCACGAGTACCTCGACTTCTTCGCCCGGGCCTACAACATTCGCGGCGAGAAGCGCCGACAGACCGTGGAGGGTGTCGAGGAGTTCACCAACCTGCTCGGCATCCGCGACAAGACCCTCAACGCGCTTTCCAAGGGGATGAAGAACCGGGTGAGTATCGCCCGGGCGCTCGTCCACGACCCGCCCGTGTTGCTCATGGACGAACCGGCGGCCGGTCTCGATCCCCGTGCGCGCATCGAACTGCGCGAACTGCTCAAGGTGCTCGCCTCCCAGGGGAAGGCGATCCTCATCAGCTCGCACATTCTCTCGGAACTGGCGGAGATCTGTACCGGCGCCGTAATCATCGAGCGCGGGACGATCCTCCGCGCCGGCACGCTCCAACAAATTCTGTCGCGTAACAACAAGGGCAAGGCGCACCGTACCGTCGTGATCCGCCCATTGAACCGCACCGAGGAGTTGCTCAAAGCGGTGCTGGAGCTACCGGGAGTCGAGGACGCGCGGCCCGTCGAGGGAGCGGTGGAAGTGGACCACTCCGGAGACGACGAGGGGTGCTGCGACCTCTTGGAGAACGTCATTCGCGCCGGGTTCCGGCTCCTCGAGTTCCGGCCCCGGCGGGCCGATTTGGAGCAGATCTTCCTGGACGTGACGCGGGGGGACGTGCAATGA